The Prionailurus bengalensis isolate Pbe53 chromosome A3, Fcat_Pben_1.1_paternal_pri, whole genome shotgun sequence genome includes a window with the following:
- the DEFB124 gene encoding beta-defensin 124, whose translation MTQLLLLIVALLVLGHVPPGRSEFKRCWKGQGACRTYCTRHETYMHMCPDASLCCVAYGIRPLPSNTESV comes from the exons ATGACGCAGCTGCTTCTGCTGATCGTGGCTCTCCTGGTCCTGGGTCATGTGCCACCAG GGAGAAGTGAATTCAAGCGGTGCTGGAAAGGCCAAGGGGCCTGCCGAACTTACTGTACGAGGCATGAAACCTACATGCACATGTGCCCAGATGCCTCCCTGTGCTGTGTCGCCTATGGAATCAGGCCTCTGCCCTCTAATACTGAATCTGTGTAA
- the DEFB123 gene encoding beta-defensin 123, giving the protein MKLLSLTLAALLLLSQLTPGSTQKCWNLHGKCRQKCSRKERIYVYCTNNKLCCVKPKYQPREKLWSSSSKPEAMKTQMKLPSV; this is encoded by the exons ATGAAGCTCCTCTCGCTGACTCTGGCCGCCCTGCTGCTCCTGTCCCAGCTCACTCCAG GCAGCACCCAAAAATGCTGGAATCTTCACGGTAAATGCCGCCAGAAATGCTCCAGGAAAGAAAGGATCTATGTTTACTGCACAAACAATAAACTGTGCTGTGTGAAGCCCAAGTACCAGCCAAGAGAAAAGCTGTGGTCAAGTTCTTCGAAGCCTGAAGCCATGAAAACGCAGATGAAGCTGCCCTCAGTCTGA
- the REM1 gene encoding GTP-binding protein REM 1, giving the protein MTLNTQQEAKTPLRRRASTPLPLSARGHQPGLLCTAPSTKSQHPRLGQSASLNPPPRQPSPAPNGWSSESSDSEGSWEALYRVVLLGDPGVGKTSLASLFAGKQERDLHEQLGEDVYERTLTVDGEDTTLVVMDTWEAEKRDESWSQDSCLQVGSAYVIVYSIADRGSFESASELRIQLRRTHQADHVPIILVGNKADLARCREVSVEEGRACAVVFDCKFIETSATLQHNVAELFEGVVRQLRLRRRDSSAPAPPAPRRRASLGQRARRFLARLTARSARRALKARSKSCHNLAVL; this is encoded by the exons ATGACACTAAACACCCAGCAAGAAGCAAAGACCCCCCTGCGTCGGCGAGCCAGCACTCCACTGCCCTTGTCCGCCCGGGGCCACCAACCTGGCCTCTTGTGTACAGCACCTTCCACAAAATCCCAGCATCCCCGGCTGGGCCAGTCAGCCTCCCTCAATCCTCCCCCCCGGCAACCTTCACCTGCCCCCAATGGTTGGTCCTCTGAATCCAGCGACTCTGAAGGCTCCTGGGAGGCCCTCTACCGCGTGGTACTGCTTGGAGATCCTGGCGTAGGGAAGACCAGCCTGGCCAGCCTCTTTGCAGGGAAGCAAGAGCGAGACCTCCATGAACAGCTTGGAG AAGATGTGTACGAGAGGACCCTCACGGTGGACGGAGAGGATACCACGCTGGTGGTCATGGACACCTGGGAGGCTGAGAAACGG GATGAAAGCTGGAGCCAGGATTCATGCCTGCAGGTGGGCAGCGCCTATGTCATCGTGTATTCCATCGCAGACAGAGGCAGCTTCGAGAGTGCCTCTGAGCTCCGCATTCAGCTGCGGCGCACGCATCAGGCCGACCACGTGCCCATCATCCTGGTGGGCAACAAGGCTGACCTGGCACGCTGCCGGGAAGTCTCCGTGGAAG AGGGCCGCGCCTGCGCGGTGGTGTTCGACTGCAAGTTCATCGAGACGTCGGCCACGCTGCAGCACAACGTGGCCGAGCTCTTCGAGGGCGTGGTGCGCCAACTGCGCTTGCGCCGCCGGGACAGCTCGGCCCCGGCGCCTCCCGCGCCCCGACGGCGCGCCAGCCTGGGTCAGCGGGCTCGTCGCTTCCTGGCACGGCTGACGGCCCGCAGCGCCCGCCGGGCACTCAAGGCCCGCTCTAAGTCTTGCCACAACCTGGCGGTGCTCTGA